The following are from one region of the Colius striatus isolate bColStr4 chromosome Z, bColStr4.1.hap1, whole genome shotgun sequence genome:
- the BRIX1 gene encoding ribosome biogenesis protein BRX1 homolog — protein sequence MAAAKRKRGVPAARPKKRLKKAASAPEPDAKPAPEEYSIPPPVSQGKWKNKERVLIFSSRGINFRTRHLMQDLRTLMPHSKADTKMDRKDQLFVINEVCEMKNCNKCIFFEAKKKQDLYMWLSNTPQGPSAKFLVQNIHTLAELKMTGNCLRGSRPLLSFDPTFDKEPHYALLKELFIQIFSTPQYHPKSQPFVDHVFTFTITDERIWFRNYQIIEEDASLVEIGPRFVLNLIKIFQGSFGGPTLYENPHYQSPNMHRRLVRLSVAAKFREKQQVKEVQKIKKEGSKVLVKEDPTEVVFETPAEEKPVETELVKPESKAIVKDKKKPRKIQRKKQKKLFRTEASA from the exons ATGGCGGCGGCCAAGAGGAAGCGCGGTGTGCCGGCGGCGCGGCCGAAGAAGCGCCTCAAGAAGGCGGCCAGCGCGCCCGAGCCGGACGCCAAGCCGGCCCCGGAGGAGTACAGCATCCCACCGCCTGTCTCGCAG GGTAAATGGAAGAACAAGGAGCGAGTGCTGATTTTTTCTTCTCGTGGAATTAACTTCAGAACAAGACACCTCATGCAAGACTTGAGGACGTTGATGCCTCACTCTAAAGCAG ACACTAAAATGGACCGTAAAGACCAACTGTTTGTAATCAACGAG GTGTGTGAAATGAAAAACTGCAATAAGTGCATCTTTTTTGAAGCCAAAAAGAAACAGGATCTCTATATGTG GCTTTCAAATACACCACAGGGACCATCGGCCAAATTCTTGGTGCAGAACA tTCACACACTGGCTGAGTTGAAGATGACAGGAAACTGCCTAAGGGGTTCACGACCCCTTTTGTCTTTTGATCCA ACATTTGACAAGGAGCCACACTATGCCCTGCTTAAAGAGTTGTTTATTCAG ATCTTTAGCACACCACAGTATCACCCGAAAAGCCAGCCTTTCGTGGATCATGTTTTCACATTCACCATAACAGATGAGAGGATATGGTTTCGGAATTACCAG ATAATAGAAGAAGATGCATCTCTAGTAGAAATTGGGCCTCGTTTTGTCTTGAACCTCATAAAAATCTTCCAAGGTAGCTTTGGAGGACCAACTCTGTACGAAAATCCACATTACCAGTCCCCAAATATG CATCGACGGCTGGTAAGATTGTCAGTGGCAGCCAAGTTTAGAGAGAAACAGCAAGTGAAGGAAGTACAAAAGATTAAGAAAGAAGGTAGTAAGGTGCTTGTTAAAGAAGATCCTACTGAAGTGGTCTTTGAAACTCCAGCTGAAGAAAAGCCAGTGGAAACTGAGCTTGTGAAACCAGAGTCAAAGGCAATTGTTAAAGATAAAAAGAAGCCACGCAAAATTCAgaggaagaagcaaaaaaagcttttcagaacTGAAGCATCAGCATAA
- the RAD1 gene encoding cell cycle checkpoint protein RAD1: MPLSAAPPASAEPGALSASLDNARHLSGLLRAVHFQDHATCFATANGLRFTVEDAKCIQANAFIQAEIFQEYAIQEESVTFRINLSFLLDCLTIFGTSALPGTSTALRMCYRGYGYPLMLFLEEGGVVTVCKINTQEPEELLDFDFCSTKVVNKVILQSEGLREAFAELDMTSEVLQITMSPDKPYFRLSTFGNAGSAHLDYPKDSDLMEAFHCTQTQTNRYKISLLKPSTKALALSCKVSIRTNAQGFLSLQYMIRNEDGQICFVEYYCCPDEDVTEAEL, from the exons ATGCCCCTGTCGGCAGCGCCGCCCGCCAGCGCCGAGCCCGGCGCGCTGAGCGCCAGCCTGGACAATGCGCGGCACCTCTCGGGCCTCCTCAGGGCCGTGCACTTCCAGGACCACGCCACCTGCTTCGCCACGGCCAACGGCCTCCGCTTCACAGTGGAGGACGCCAAGTGCATCCAGGCCAACGCCTTCATCCAG GCAGAAATTTTTCAGGAATATGCTATTCAAGAGGAGTCGGTGACATTCCGGATCAATCTGTCTTTTCTTCTGGACTGTTTGACCATTTTTGGTACCAGTGCTTTGCCAG gGACATCAACAGCCCTTAGGATGTGTTACCGTGGTTATGGTTACCCCTTGATGCTGTTCTTGGAAGAAGGAGGGGTAGTAACAGTGTGCAAAATTAACACTCAAGAACCTGAAGAGTTGCTAGACTTTGATTTCTGCAGTACAAAGGTTGTTAATAAAGTTATCCTGCAGTCAGAGGGTCTGCGAGAGGCATTTGCTGAACTGGATATGACCAGTGAAGTTCTGCAGATTACCATGTCTCCAGATAAACCTTACTTCAG GTTATCCACTTTTGGAAATGCAGGAAGTGCACATCTGGACTACCCCAAGGACTCAGATTTGATGGAGGCATTCCATTGTACCCAGACCCAGACCAACAG GTACAAGATTTCTTTGCTTAAACCATCTACAAAGGCACTGGCTTTATCTTGTAAAGTGTCCATTCGAACAAATGCTCAAGGATTTCTTTCACTGCAGTATATGATTAGGAATGAAGACGGGCAGATCTGCTTTGTGGAATACTATTGTTGtcctgatgaggatgttactGAAGCAGAACTGTAG